A single region of the Marinobacter nanhaiticus D15-8W genome encodes:
- the carA gene encoding glutamine-hydrolyzing carbamoyl-phosphate synthase small subunit → MSTPAILALADGSLFKGVAIGADGETSGEVVFNTAMTGYQEILTDPSYARQIVTLTYPHIGNTGVNEEDVESDRIQAAGLIIRDLPLLASSWRQSRPLDVYLRDNNVVGIADIDTRRLTRILRDKGSQNGAIVAGADATEERALELARAFPGLKGMDLARETGSQTSYKWSQTAWSLAEGYGEQAAPKYRVVAYDYGIKFNILRMLASRGCDITVVPPQTPASEVLAMNPDGVFLSNGPGDPEPCDYAIKAIGEILETDVPVFGICLGHQLLALASGAKTHKMGHGHHGANHPVQDLEDGTVMITSQNHGFAVDESSLPENLIATHKSLFDGTLQGVRRKDRPAFSFQGHPEASPGPHDVAPLFDTFIRLMDEGAASKTA, encoded by the coding sequence TTGAGTACACCCGCAATCCTTGCACTCGCAGACGGTAGCCTGTTCAAAGGGGTCGCCATCGGCGCCGACGGCGAAACCAGTGGCGAGGTCGTGTTCAATACCGCGATGACCGGCTACCAGGAAATCCTGACCGACCCATCCTATGCCCGCCAGATCGTCACGCTGACCTATCCCCATATCGGCAACACCGGTGTCAATGAAGAGGACGTCGAGTCCGATCGTATCCAGGCCGCCGGTCTGATTATCCGCGATCTGCCTTTGCTGGCCAGCAGCTGGCGTCAGTCGCGGCCGCTGGATGTCTACCTGCGTGATAACAACGTGGTGGGAATTGCCGATATCGATACCCGACGTCTCACCCGTATCCTGCGGGATAAAGGCTCCCAGAACGGCGCCATCGTAGCGGGCGCGGATGCGACCGAAGAGCGGGCGCTGGAGCTGGCGCGGGCCTTCCCGGGGCTCAAGGGAATGGACCTGGCCAGGGAGACCGGTAGCCAGACCAGCTACAAATGGAGCCAGACTGCGTGGTCCCTGGCGGAAGGTTACGGCGAGCAGGCGGCGCCCAAGTATCGCGTTGTCGCCTACGACTACGGCATCAAGTTCAACATCCTGCGCATGCTGGCCTCCCGTGGCTGCGACATCACCGTTGTGCCGCCGCAGACCCCGGCCTCTGAGGTGCTGGCGATGAATCCGGATGGGGTTTTCCTGTCCAATGGTCCGGGCGATCCGGAGCCTTGTGACTATGCCATCAAGGCCATCGGCGAAATCCTCGAGACCGACGTGCCGGTGTTCGGCATCTGTCTCGGTCACCAGTTGCTGGCGCTCGCCAGTGGCGCCAAGACCCATAAGATGGGGCACGGGCACCACGGCGCCAACCACCCGGTGCAGGATCTTGAAGACGGCACGGTAATGATCACCAGCCAGAACCATGGTTTCGCGGTGGATGAGTCCAGCCTGCCAGAAAACCTGATCGCCACCCACAAATCCCTGTTTGACGGCACTCTCCAGGGGGTCCGCCGGAAAGACCGACCGGCATTCAGCTTCCAGGGCCATCCGGAAGCCAGTCCGGGTCCTCACGACGTGGCGCCGCTGTTCGATACCTTTATCCGCCTGATGGATGAAGGGGCAGCCTCGAAGACGGCCTGA
- the dapB gene encoding 4-hydroxy-tetrahydrodipicolinate reductase: protein MKIAIMGAAGRMGKVLIEAVSEADGLELGAAIVEPGSSLVGVDAGEMSGVGKSGVLMIDGLEKAKGDFDVLVDFTFPDLTLKNARFCREHGKRMVVGTTGMNEAEKNELSQAAEDVPIMFAPNMSVGVNVVLNLLRTAAQALGDDYDVEIIEAHHRHKKDSPSGTAVRMGEVVAGALGRNLQECAVYGREGFVGERSRTEIGFETIRGGDVVGDHTVLFAGIGERVEITHKASSRMTFAKGAMRAALWLADKPAGLYDMQDVLNLKQES, encoded by the coding sequence ATGAAAATAGCGATCATGGGCGCTGCCGGGCGTATGGGCAAAGTATTGATCGAGGCTGTATCTGAGGCCGACGGTCTTGAGTTGGGGGCGGCGATTGTCGAGCCTGGCAGCAGTCTGGTCGGGGTCGATGCCGGCGAAATGAGCGGTGTCGGCAAGTCCGGTGTCCTTATGATCGACGGCTTGGAAAAGGCCAAGGGCGATTTCGATGTGTTGGTCGATTTCACCTTCCCGGATCTGACCCTGAAGAACGCCCGGTTTTGTAGGGAGCACGGCAAGAGAATGGTGGTCGGCACCACTGGCATGAACGAGGCCGAAAAAAATGAGTTAAGCCAGGCTGCCGAAGATGTCCCCATCATGTTCGCACCCAACATGAGTGTGGGCGTAAATGTGGTTCTGAACCTGTTGCGTACCGCTGCCCAGGCGTTGGGCGATGATTATGATGTCGAGATCATCGAGGCCCATCATCGGCATAAGAAGGACTCGCCCTCCGGCACAGCGGTGCGCATGGGTGAAGTGGTGGCTGGCGCGCTGGGACGCAACCTGCAGGAATGCGCCGTTTATGGCCGTGAGGGTTTTGTCGGTGAGCGCTCCCGCACCGAGATTGGTTTTGAGACGATTCGGGGCGGCGATGTGGTGGGTGATCATACCGTCCTGTTTGCCGGTATCGGCGAACGCGTGGAAATCACGCACAAGGCGAGCAGTCGTATGACGTTTGCCAAGGGTGCCATGCGTGCAGCACTCTGGCTTGCGGACAAGCCGGCAGGTCTCTACGACATGCAGGACGTGTTGAATCTCAAGCAGGAGAGCTGA
- the dnaJ gene encoding molecular chaperone DnaJ: MAKRDYYEVLGVSQDADEKEIKRAYRKLAMKYHPDRNPDDKEAENKFKEASEAYEILADASKRSAYDQFGHAGVDGQAGAGGFGGGGASFSDIFGDVFGDIFGGGRGRSNRGADLRYTLELDLEEAVKGTTVQIKVPGHVECDLCHGSGAEKGSKAETCGTCAGMGQVRMQQGFFAVQQTCPTCRGSGKVIKNPCKKCHGAGRVEQPKTLSVKVPPGVDTGDRIRLSGEGEMGMDGGPAGDLYVQVAVKEHSIFTRDGRNLYCEVPISIVDATLGGELEVPTLDGRVKLKIPAETQTGKLFRLRNKGVTPVRGGPSGDLLCRVIVETPVNLTKRQKELLEEFQKTLDGQNGNNHAPRKTSWFEGVKSFFDEMKF, translated from the coding sequence ATGGCCAAACGCGACTATTACGAGGTTCTCGGCGTCTCGCAGGACGCGGATGAGAAAGAAATAAAGCGCGCGTATCGCAAGCTCGCGATGAAGTATCACCCGGACCGTAATCCGGATGACAAGGAAGCTGAAAACAAGTTCAAGGAAGCCAGTGAAGCCTACGAGATCCTGGCTGACGCGAGCAAGCGCAGCGCCTATGACCAGTTCGGCCATGCCGGCGTGGACGGTCAGGCCGGCGCGGGTGGCTTCGGCGGAGGCGGTGCCAGCTTCTCTGATATCTTCGGCGACGTTTTTGGCGATATTTTTGGTGGTGGCCGTGGTCGTAGCAACCGCGGTGCCGACCTGCGTTACACTCTCGAGCTGGACCTTGAAGAAGCGGTCAAGGGCACGACGGTGCAGATCAAGGTGCCCGGCCATGTCGAGTGTGACCTCTGCCATGGTTCCGGCGCCGAAAAGGGTAGCAAGGCGGAAACGTGCGGAACCTGTGCCGGTATGGGGCAGGTCCGTATGCAGCAGGGTTTCTTTGCCGTGCAGCAGACCTGCCCGACCTGTCGTGGTTCTGGCAAGGTCATCAAGAACCCCTGCAAGAAGTGTCATGGCGCGGGCCGTGTCGAGCAGCCCAAGACGCTCTCTGTCAAAGTGCCGCCCGGTGTCGATACCGGCGACCGCATTCGTCTGTCTGGTGAAGGCGAAATGGGAATGGATGGCGGCCCGGCTGGGGACCTGTATGTCCAGGTTGCAGTTAAAGAGCACTCCATCTTTACCCGCGATGGCCGTAACCTGTACTGCGAAGTGCCGATCAGCATCGTTGATGCGACGCTGGGCGGGGAGCTCGAGGTGCCGACGCTGGATGGTCGCGTCAAGCTGAAGATTCCGGCGGAAACCCAGACCGGCAAGCTGTTCCGATTACGGAACAAGGGGGTCACGCCAGTGCGCGGCGGTCCATCCGGCGATCTGCTGTGCAGGGTTATCGTAGAGACGCCGGTGAACCTGACCAAGCGGCAGAAAGAGTTGCTGGAAGAATTCCAGAAGACGCTCGATGGTCAGAATGGCAACAACCATGCGCCCCGTAAGACCTCCTGGTTCGAAGGTGTGAAAAGCTTCTTTGACGAGATGAAGTTCTGA